One Brassica napus cultivar Da-Ae chromosome C2, Da-Ae, whole genome shotgun sequence DNA window includes the following coding sequences:
- the LOC106369694 gene encoding uncharacterized protein LOC106369694, producing MAFTQMTPKFFRYFLGCWVRALEEGLEFGLRELKQLFAIKRNNGFPGTMILAPRGGRGIIEGIPNRDNRWREKFFVFKINLASVGDFDFESIPREWSDDIEPFGSAPMSLELRGLIDTLRRGSTRRLSFTPERIQAALALPPGANRASPVALKTPVRPERGRGTKRKKDEEASSNHADEPSEAGSSERTRTVHQGLVLRLRSHAQSPGLPARPVSIAIPSGGARESRDSSVSSAGDRALDDEIDSSSRRSRRRVLEGNNSVTSRSSNPRPSSPLRASGEGTSEIPILENPESLATIWRKVREKGCELPSLEHMRECDAYVRMAVANANAMEASNDYAALMVGRLTSFPSKDEIAGHLLTIQQLRVSWLLLGRWRTTRRGF from the exons ATGGCGTTCACCCAGATGACGCCAAAATTTTTTCGATACTTCCTAGGTTGCTGGGTTCGAGCTCTGGAAGAGGGTCTCGAATTTGGTCTCAGAGAGTTAAAGCAACTATTCGCCATAAAGCGAAACAACGGCTTTCCTGGTACGATGATTCTCGCTCCTCGAGGAGGTCGTGGTATTATCGAAGGAATTCCTAATAGGGATAATCGATGGAGGGAGAAGTTTTTCGTTTTCAAGATAAATCTGGCGTCAGTCGGTGACTTTGATTTCGAGAGTATTCCTCGGGAATGGTCTGACGACATCG aGCCTTTTGGATCCGCACCTATGTCTCTCGAGCTCCGTGGGTTAATTGATACTTTGCGGCGGGGTAGCACTCGCAGGCTCTCCTTTACTCCTGAACGAATTCAAGCCGCCCTCGCTCTTCCACCGGGTGCAAATCGTGCTAGCCCTGTTGCCTTGAAGACTCCTGTTCGACCCGAGAGAGGTCGGGGCACAAAAA GAAAGAAGGATGAGGAGGCGTCGTCCAATCATGCTGACGAGCCTTCTGAGGCCGGATCGTCAGAGAGGACTCGGACAGTCCATCAAGGGCTGGTCCTTAGGTTGAGATCGCACGCTCAGTCCCCTGGTCTTCCTGCTAGGCCAGTGTCAATTGCTATTCCGTCTGGTGGAGCTCGCGAATCGCGGGATAGTTCGGTGAGTTCTGCTGGCGATCGAGCTCTTGACGACGAGATCGATTCTTCGTCTCGTCGATCTCGACGTCGAGTTTTAGAAGGGAACAACTCTGTGACTTCGAGATCATCGAACCCGAGGCCTTCTTCACCACTGCGTGCTTCCGGTGAAGGTACTTC AGAGATCCCCATCCTTGAGAACCCCGAGTCATTAGCAACAATTTGGCGTAAGGTCAGAGAAAAGGGGTGCGAGCTTCCTTCTTTGGAACATATGCGAGAGTGCGATGCCTACGTTCGGATGGCAGTCGCAAATGCCAAT GCTATGGAGGCGAGCAATGATTATGCTGCTTTGATGGTGGGGCGATTGACGAGTTTTCCTAGTAAGGATGAGATTGCGGGTCACCTTCTCACGATCCAACAGCTTCGGGTGAGCTGGCTGCTGCTCGGGAGGTGGAGAACAACGCGAAGAGGATTTTGA
- the LOC125582348 gene encoding uncharacterized protein LOC125582348, with the protein MEDVLSRAWAQVKWEEDVASRTKAQPKQDKRSARSDRGDREERSSQKRSKDSGSRNRGRFQYWPLEKEEGMSVSTWPDISHHSISTPELVNTLRQMGQQVKWPPKMKAPDSFRNPGLWCDFHREHGYKTEDCVALKIEVNELLQKGHLREFLSQKAKAHLSKEASGKSKGDAPSSPPRQNRVIHVISGGSEVSGVSHATAKKSTRNAKRGLETTQPKRLLLSTDEISFTAKEQEKILAAYHDALVVFLTIVNCLVKRILVDNGSSSNIIFLTAYQDLGLEENTLTRKVTPLIWFSGEVKQTAGEVVLPVYAEGINLSTKFLVVDCQLAYNMILG; encoded by the coding sequence ATGGAAGATGTGCTGTCCCGAGCCTGGGCGCAGGTGAAGTGGGAGGAAGATGTTGCAAGCCGTACCAAGGCTCAACCAAAGCAGGACAAAAGGTCAGCCCGATCAGATCGAGGAGACCGAGAAGAAAGATCCTCCCAAAAGAGATCCAAGGACTCCGGAAGCAGGAACCGGGGCAGGTTCCAATACTGGCCATTAGAAAAAGAAGAGGGGATGTCTGTGTCTACCTGGCCCGATATCTCCCATCACTCAATATCCACACCAGAGCTGGTCAACACGTTGAGgcagatgggccaacaggtcAAGTGGCCCCCAAAAATGAAAGCACCTGACTCATTCCGGAACCCGGGACTCTGGTGCGACTTCCATCGTGAACACGGCTACAAAACTGAAGACTGCGTCGCCCTGAAGATCGAGGTCAACGAACTGCTCCAAAAGGGGCATCTCCGAGAATTCCTTTCACAGAAAGCCAAGGCTCATCTTAGTAAAGAAGCATCAGGGAAATCCAAAGGGGACGCACCAAGCTCACCACCTCGCCAGAACCGGGTGATTCATGTCATCTCAGGAGGCTCTGAGGTAAGTGGCGTGAGTCATGCAACTGCGAAGAAGAGCACCCGTAATGCTAAACGCGGCCTGGAGACTACTCAACCTAAGCGCCTACTTCTAAGTACCGACGAGATAAGCTTCACAGCCAAGGAGCAAGAGAAGATATTAGCTGCCTACCATGACGCTCTAGTTGTCTTTCTCACCATAGTGAACTGTTTGGTGAAAAGAATACTAGTAGACAACGGGTCCTCCAGCAATATCATCTTCCTGACGGCGTACCAAGACCTAGGGTTAGAGGAGAATACCCTGACGCGCAAAGTAACCCCACTCATCTGGTTCAGCGGCGAGGTCAAGCAAACTGCTGGGGAGGTTGTTCTGCCAGTATATGCTGAAGGGATCAACCTATCTACCAAATTTCTGGTCGTGGACTGCCAATTGGCATACAACATGATCTTAGGATGA